Proteins from a genomic interval of Rhipicephalus microplus isolate Deutch F79 unplaced genomic scaffold, USDA_Rmic scaffold_20, whole genome shotgun sequence:
- the LOC142785262 gene encoding uncharacterized protein LOC142785262 produces the protein MAARGNTYLTPKRTKRLAIAAMEAATLSPLREDDADRQPCQERQDNARNDPFKTPCSTTTGTAGAGDEYGRCTVPGQLPWPSSGMGGDVAADQSRAGSDVSQSTEYLTPAGSLLSLDFCSTFDIFPWEEEDAETEQIPLRPRSADTSTSHASILSQTSKTAGEKEDEQHPAARILDVSSQRVDYRTTPSTTSLLSSTSSTRSTQKDYIAQGYHSLSNSDSSDRFSDGTTTTSGSSYVQSTSPTPPRTPVRVVDPSVLSTSKLLKPWLEDPLEPRIEQRPRPTWVRPWAGLCVRLQRLLKCRRDPAGRRRRTGGRWYFGRQRRNAATNTTPCRAGQQEGLGRNADDVFNVSSDDFYTGGTRWWDVRRIYQRCVSYLHGLWCRRSL, from the exons ATGGCGGCACGTGGAAACACGTATCTGACGCCAAAAAGGACGAAGCGACTGGCCATTGCAGCCATGGAGGCCGCCACGCTATCCCCGCTTCGTGAAGACGACGCCGACCGCCAGCCCTGCCAGGAGAGACAGGACAATGCGCG CAACGACCCGTTCAAGACTCCGTGCTCCACCACAACTGGTACCGCCGGCGCCGGTGACGAGTATGGTAGGTGCACGGTGCCGGGCCAGCTGCCGTGGCCCTCCTCCGGCATGGGCGGCGACGTGGCGGCCGACCAGTCGCGGGCTGGGAGCGACGTCAGCCAGTCCACGGAGTACCTGACACCGGCCGGCTCACTCCTGTCGCTCGACTTCTGTTCCACGTTCGACATCTTTCCTTGGGAGGAGGAAGACGCCGAGACCGAGCAAATCCCTCTACGGCCACGTTCGGCCGATACGTCGACGAGTCACGCAAGCATTCTCTCACAAACGTCCAAGACGGCCGGCGAGAAAGAGGACGAGCAGCATCCCGCGGCGCGCATCCTGGACGTGAGCAGCCAGCGCGTCGACTACCGCACCACGCCCAGTACCACGTCGCTCCTGAGCAGCACGTCGTCGACCAGGTCCACTCAGAAGGACTACATCGCGCAGGGCTACCATAGCCTAAGCAACAGTGACAGCAGCGACCGCTTTTCCGACGGCACGACCACCACCAGCGGCAGCAGCTATGTCCAAAGCACGAGTCCCACTCCACCACGGACGCCCGTTCGCGTGGTCGATCCATCCGTGCTGTCCACGAGCAAGCTGCTGAAGCCGTGGCTCGAGGACCCGCTGGAGCCGCGAATCGAGCAGCGACCGCGGCCGACGTGGGTACGCCCATGGGCCGGACTGTGCGTGCGTCTGCAGCGTCTGCTCAAGTGCCGCCGCGACCCGGCGGGACGCCGCCGCCGGACAGGGGGGCGGTGGTACTTTGGACGTCAACGACGCAACGCAGCAACCAACACGACGCCGTGTAGGGCCGGGCAGCAGGAGGGCCTTGGTCGCAATGCCGACGACGTCTTCAACGTCAGCTCGGACGACTTCTACACGGGCGGCACCCGGTGGTGGGACGTCCGCAGGATCTACCAGCGGTGCGTCTCCTACCTGCATGGCCTCTGGTGCAGGCGCAGCCTGTAG